The Candidatus Saccharibacteria bacterium RAAC3_TM7_1 nucleotide sequence AAGTCGCCTTGCGTACTGGCATTATCAAAGTGCCGAAAGACGTTGTCATGAAGATGGAAGACGTCGTCAAACTGCCCGACGGCAAAGTAACGATTATTTGTACCGGAAGCCAAGGTGAGTTTAACGCGGTGTTGAACCGTATGGCGAGCGGTGCACACAAGCACATCAAGATTAAAAACTCTGATGTGGTCGTCTTTAGCTCTAACCCAATTCCGGGTAACGAAAAGTACGTTGTGCGTACGGTTGACGGCTTGATGCGTGAAGGTAGTGAAGTTATCCAAAACGGTAAGACGCACCTGACTGGTGTTGGTCCGCTCCACCTTTCTGGTCACGGCTACTACGACGACCACGTCAAGCTGGTGACAGCGCTCAACCCGACCTATTACATGCCGATTCACGGTGAATTCCACATGTTGGTACACAACGCTGAGCTGGCCGAAAAGGAAGCTGGCATTCCACGTCGTAATATCTTTGTTTGTGACGCCGGTGACATTGTAGAGATTACTACCGAGGGTGCACGTAAAGCTGGCCGTATCCCGGTCGGTGGTATCATGTACGACGACAGCGGTGCTGTGGTCAGTGAAGTGGTTTTGAAAGATCGCATCCATATGGCCAACGAAGGTATGTTCGTGGTGGTTCTAACCGTCCAGCGAGGTACTGGCCGCTTACTGACCAGCCCGGATATTATCTCACGCGGGTTCATCTACTTACGTGACTCGGAAGAACTCATGGGACTCATCCGTCAGTACTTGAAGCAAAAAGTTGCTCGCAGCTTTAGTGGTAAGAAGATTGATCTTGATCAGATCAAGAAAGAGATAAAGGACGAGATTACCCATGTTCTTTACGACCAGACCCGTCGCACGCCAATTGTTATTCCGGTTATCAATGAGATCGGTGGAGCCGGCCAAGTTGCCAGAACGCCTCGACCTGAGCAGAGACCAGCCCAGCAGCAACAGCAGCCGTACCGTCGTCCGGCACCAAAGCAATTTCAACCGCCCCAGGTACCCGACACCGAGGCAATCGCCCCGCACACCAAAAGTGATAATCGAGGTTACTAATGGATAAAGACGCCATTTTGACTCGTATGGCGTCAATCCACTTTCCTGATCCAGGCGGCGTCATTATCGTAGGAGGCACGGCAATGGCAATGCTTGGCATCCGTAAAGCAGAGGATATTGATCTACTTCTCAGCTGGCAGAACTGGCGGTACGTAAGTACGCTGCCGGACTGGAGGCTGACGACTTCATACGGAAGACGGCATTTTATTAGCATAGATGGCGATTTTGATGCATGGCGGTGGTGGTTCGATACAAACGCGAGACGACGGATCTCCTTTCAAGAGATAGCTTCTCACTGCCTCGTTACCCAGGCGGGGTACCTTCTCCCAGCGGCCGATTACCAGATAGTAATGAAGCGTCAACTAAATCGCCCCAAAGACCGGGCCGATATTGAACGGATCGTACAGCATCGGTCGACATAAGTCTCTTGTAAAATAGAGCTAAGTATGTTATTATATAAAAGTAAATAACTTTAGCGGGTGTAGATCTCGCTATCATAAAACCAACAGTACCAAACACCATGCATATTATTGAAGTCATCTATATTGTTAGTGCGACGTCGGCGATCATCGCCTGCATGCCGCAGCTTAGCCAGATATATAAGGCAAAAGCCTCGGATGAGTTGAGCCTAGCTACTTGGACAACGTGGATGATCACCCAGATGGTGTCCCTCGGCTATGTTAGTTATGTCGGTAATGGTTTGTTGGTTGTCGTATCGACAGCGTGGGTGAGCTTCTATGCGTTGATGGTCTGCTTGATTGTAAAATACCGCCGGCCGGTTGCTGTATTGGCCGAGGCTCCATCCCTTACTGACGAAGCTGAAACATAAGCTGCTTGCAAAACATTGTAAATTTTGCTATAATATGCATGTATCTGCCGTTAAGCAGGGTATAATAAAACAGTTATGGCTAAAAAGAAAAAGCGAACTACTCGAAAAAAAGCCGCCGCTAAACCAGCTCCGCAGCATGCATTGCCGACGGGTTTTTGGGGGCAGGTAGGTGCTGTCTTTTTGGCGGCTGTCTCTATATTGTTTATTGTGGCGTGGTTTGGGGTCGGGGGGCCCATCCTCGAGTGGCTCCAGCAAGCGGCGCTGGCAACGATTGGCTACGCCGTCTATATCCTACCGCTGCTATTTGTCTATCTCGCTGTTGAAATATTTCGAGCCGAAGGGAATCGTATCCCGATGGTGATGAAACTGAGTGCAGCGCTCCTAATCCTCTGGTTTAGTGGGCTGTTTGGTCTGATGGATCAGCGGGCGGCGCAAACTGGCGGGTTCTTTGGGCAACTACTCAACAACGGCGTATTGGCACTTGTCGACAAGGGAGTAGCGGTGTTTGTTTACGTGCTGCTAATCCTCGTTACCGTCCTATTTATTGTCCGTGTCTCGCCGATTACACTGGTGAGAAAGCTCTGGGAGCTAATTCGTACCCGTAGTGAAGATGGTGAGCAAGCTGAAAACGTCAAAGTTATGCGTAAGGCCGCCGAGTCCGATAACGTTGGTGCAGAGTTCAAGCTCAATGCTGGCGTACCAACGCTTGATTCGTCGGAGAGTAAACGTTCGGCACGTTTGTCGAGTTTGAAGAGTAGCGTTAAGCAAGATAAGGCGGCCGAAGAGCAGGCGGCACTCGTCGCAGTGAGCGACCCGAACTGGCAGCGTCCAAGTGTCGATCTCCTAGAGAAAAAACAGAGTCCAGCCGATGCTGGCGATGTTCAGCATAACGCTCAGATTATCAAGGAAACGCTTGGCGAGTTCAGCATCGATGTCGAGATGGAAGGCGCCAACATCGGGCCAAAAGTTACCCAGTACACCTTGAAACCACCAAGTGGGGTCAAGC carries:
- a CDS encoding hypothetical protein (RAAC3_TM7_1_406) codes for the protein MDKDAILTRMASIHFPDPGGVIIVGGTAMAMLGIRKAEDIDLLLSWQNWRYVSTLPDWRLTTSYGRRHFISIDGDFDAWRWWFDTNARRRISFQEIASHCLVTQAGYLLPAADYQIVMKRQLNRPKDRADIERIVQHRST
- a CDS encoding hypothetical protein (RAAC3_TM7_1_407) → MHIIEVIYIVSATSAIIACMPQLSQIYKAKASDELSLATWTTWMITQMVSLGYVSYVGNGLLVVVSTAWVSFYALMVCLIVKYRRPVAVLAEAPSLTDEAET